The Pseudomonas kermanshahensis genome includes a window with the following:
- a CDS encoding AMP-binding protein codes for MSGDHLFTTSGSTGAPRHWLRSHAQMVDEAALILGRWAADATEILSFAPSCHSYGMILGEVGAQWLSARLQACSLEQQLLPQLDGDGPCVILAIASTWRLLPALLARLSARRSVLVVHSASLLPPDALATVHRFAGPQVRFIELLGATETGAMAYRALDAQSTAEQLWTLLSDVELLSPIGAAGPLDVSSPRIAREQGAATPAHHHRCDDLVLPLDARRFQWLGRASSLIKVNGVRLDLARLASELGQRLQCPALACVAVRDGLRAEAFEVLFSSPTLTEQAVREALKHWPAHHPRPVAVRRVAHLPLSATGKPQPWAASSTVKDYTHEPR; via the coding sequence GTGAGCGGCGATCATCTGTTCACCACGTCGGGCTCCACCGGCGCGCCACGCCACTGGCTACGCAGCCACGCGCAGATGGTCGACGAGGCCGCGCTGATTCTCGGCCGCTGGGCGGCTGACGCGACCGAGATTCTGTCATTCGCGCCGAGTTGCCACAGCTACGGGATGATCCTGGGCGAGGTCGGTGCGCAATGGCTGAGCGCGCGGTTACAGGCCTGCTCGCTGGAACAGCAGCTTTTACCGCAACTCGATGGCGACGGGCCCTGTGTGATCCTCGCCATTGCCAGCACCTGGCGGCTCTTGCCTGCACTGCTGGCGCGCCTGTCAGCACGGCGTTCAGTACTGGTGGTGCACAGCGCATCGCTGTTGCCACCGGACGCATTGGCCACCGTGCACCGCTTCGCAGGGCCGCAGGTGCGCTTCATCGAGCTGCTGGGTGCCACCGAAACCGGCGCCATGGCCTATCGCGCGCTGGATGCGCAGAGTACCGCAGAGCAACTGTGGACGCTGCTGAGCGATGTCGAGTTGCTAAGCCCGATCGGCGCAGCCGGCCCGCTGGACGTCAGCAGCCCACGCATCGCGCGGGAGCAGGGCGCTGCAACCCCGGCACACCATCATCGTTGCGATGACCTGGTACTGCCATTGGACGCGCGACGCTTTCAATGGCTGGGCCGGGCCAGCAGCCTGATCAAGGTCAACGGGGTTCGGCTCGACCTGGCGCGCCTGGCCAGCGAACTCGGCCAACGCCTGCAATGCCCGGCCCTGGCCTGCGTAGCGGTGCGCGATGGGTTGCGCGCCGAAGCGTTCGAAGTGCTGTTCAGTTCGCCAACGTTAACCGAACAGGCCGTGCGCGAAGCGCTCAAGCACTGGCCTGCGCACCACCCGCGACCGGTCGCCGTGCGCCGGGTCGCACACCTGCCGCTGTCTGCCACTGGCAAGCCCCAACCGTGGGCCGCCTCATCCACTGTCAAGGACTACACCCATGAGCCACGCTGA
- a CDS encoding acyl carrier protein: MSNLSIEQQIRQALAQLLGDEVNAIDKRDSFRDFLGERFDSLMAVEVITAIEACFAIEVDYLSDDVRYWFETLEKMEQFVAQKREDQLTLQATP, from the coding sequence GTGAGCAACCTTTCTATTGAGCAGCAGATTCGTCAGGCACTGGCGCAACTACTCGGCGACGAGGTCAACGCCATCGATAAGCGTGACAGCTTCCGCGATTTTCTAGGCGAACGCTTCGACAGCCTGATGGCCGTCGAAGTCATCACCGCCATTGAAGCCTGTTTCGCCATCGAAGTGGATTACCTGAGTGACGACGTTCGCTACTGGTTTGAAACACTGGAAAAGATGGAGCAGTTCGTCGCCCAGAAACGCGAAGACCAATTGACCCTGCAGGCCACCCCGTGA